Proteins encoded together in one Aurantiacibacter aquimixticola window:
- a CDS encoding AAA family ATPase, with product MSDQQLRKCGSELLEAWTNAEPANKVFDNEEDWELLTSQQYPPLLRRLVRGNSRGRTIKRTSLDRRIDWLAKMLKLDAIERAIILTLARCSTHDEWDKLIRALPGGGHNPSARKIAFLNDLPLFKVEDRLAVGAQLWSTGLVDNDRDGEVSANNFLQRVAKSGSPPSRLARQLMPVAKPSTLAWCDFDHIGPQREIAETLVGAARGCAILLYGPPGTGKTEFARLLASRTGKRAVFAGMEDESGREPNRRERLAHLTLLRALTSGEPGRVVVMDEADDVLQLGALEDRGGRSKQFLNGLIEGGDRPTIWIVNDLWRFEESLIRRMSLAIEFPKPSLAVRQRIVDLHAKKAKLKLSENDRHRLASLPAAPAVLASAVKGAKEAGGTLEQALAIGEGLVTAITGRAPSPVALPPTYDPALAVADRDLDALAGRLEASEDRDWSLLLSGPSGTGKSAYARHLAERLQIELVERRGSDLLGMYVGETEANIAAAFQEASRCKGLLLIDEADDFLTDRRNAQRGWERSMVNEMLRQMDALKAPFVATTNLADDFDPATQRRFTVGAKFKPLDEHRARAQFKRWFGFHAPARLPVAGTTPGDYFLVSKRAKLLAEKDPKVLAKWLIEEREGRGFEKSSMGF from the coding sequence ATGTCCGATCAGCAGCTTCGCAAGTGCGGTTCGGAGCTGCTGGAAGCATGGACGAACGCCGAGCCTGCGAACAAGGTTTTCGATAACGAGGAGGACTGGGAGCTGCTCACCAGTCAGCAGTATCCCCCTTTGCTGCGTCGGCTGGTCAGGGGCAATTCTAGAGGTAGAACGATAAAGCGCACGTCGCTTGATCGCCGGATCGACTGGCTGGCGAAGATGCTGAAGCTCGACGCCATTGAGCGGGCAATTATCTTGACGCTTGCGCGGTGTTCCACGCATGATGAATGGGACAAGCTGATCCGGGCGCTGCCCGGTGGGGGGCACAACCCGTCTGCACGCAAGATCGCATTTCTGAACGATCTCCCCCTCTTCAAGGTGGAGGACCGTTTGGCGGTTGGAGCGCAGCTGTGGAGCACCGGTCTTGTCGACAACGACCGCGACGGAGAGGTTTCAGCCAACAATTTCCTGCAACGGGTCGCAAAATCGGGATCGCCGCCTTCCCGCTTGGCAAGGCAGCTGATGCCGGTTGCCAAGCCATCGACGCTTGCCTGGTGTGACTTCGACCACATTGGGCCGCAGCGAGAAATTGCAGAGACACTCGTCGGAGCGGCAAGGGGATGCGCAATTCTGCTCTACGGGCCGCCGGGAACCGGGAAGACGGAATTTGCCAGGCTGCTCGCTTCCCGCACGGGCAAGCGTGCCGTCTTTGCCGGTATGGAGGATGAGAGCGGCCGGGAACCGAACCGCCGCGAGAGGCTGGCGCACCTGACCTTGTTGCGGGCGCTGACTAGCGGAGAACCGGGCCGTGTTGTGGTGATGGACGAGGCTGACGACGTGCTGCAGCTGGGGGCTCTGGAAGACCGTGGCGGCCGGTCTAAACAGTTCCTGAATGGCCTAATCGAGGGCGGAGATCGCCCGACGATTTGGATCGTGAACGATCTGTGGCGCTTCGAGGAATCGCTGATCCGGCGCATGTCGCTTGCAATCGAATTTCCGAAACCGTCGCTCGCGGTGCGGCAACGGATTGTCGATTTACACGCGAAGAAAGCAAAGTTGAAGCTGTCCGAAAATGACAGGCATCGTCTCGCCTCTCTGCCTGCTGCTCCCGCCGTTCTTGCGTCGGCGGTGAAAGGCGCGAAGGAGGCAGGGGGCACTCTCGAACAGGCTCTAGCAATCGGAGAAGGTCTGGTGACCGCGATCACGGGCCGAGCCCCGAGCCCCGTGGCGTTGCCACCGACCTATGATCCCGCTCTCGCGGTGGCGGACCGTGATCTTGACGCGCTGGCCGGCCGGCTCGAAGCGTCCGAGGATCGTGACTGGAGTCTACTGCTGTCGGGGCCGAGCGGAACTGGCAAGAGTGCCTACGCCCGCCATCTGGCCGAACGGCTCCAGATCGAACTCGTCGAACGGCGCGGCTCAGACCTACTCGGCATGTATGTAGGTGAAACCGAAGCTAACATCGCCGCGGCCTTCCAAGAGGCATCACGCTGCAAGGGGCTGTTGCTGATCGACGAAGCGGATGATTTCCTCACTGACCGCCGAAACGCCCAGCGAGGGTGGGAACGCAGCATGGTCAACGAGATGCTCCGCCAGATGGATGCATTGAAAGCGCCATTCGTGGCGACGACCAACCTAGCGGACGATTTCGATCCGGCGACGCAGCGCAGATTTACTGTTGGTGCCAAATTCAAACCGCTCGATGAGCATCGAGCACGAGCGCAGTTCAAGCGATGGTTTGGCTTCCATGCACCTGCAAGGCTGCCGGTTGCTGGCACGACGCCCGGAGATTATTTTCTCGTCAGCAAGCGGGCAAAACTACTGGCAGAGAAGGATCCCAAGGTTCTCGCAAAATGGCTGATCGAAGAACGAGAAGGCCGTGGGTTTGAAAAATCTTCTATGGGATTCTAA
- a CDS encoding DUF2779 domain-containing protein, which yields MHDTNAPRRYGLSKSRITSFEQCPKKLWLSVHRPEFAQHDEGAEMRFAGGNEVGEIACALHPQGVMVEAEPDLTAALAATTRLLGEGHPGPIFEATFQHEGVLVRVDVLERTESNAWRAAEVKSSTGVKDYHRGDLATQVWALREAGLELESAAIRHIDKTFELTRAGDYAGLFTDVDLLDELEDTIAGRAALVEQARAVLAGEEPELEMGDHCSSPFECEFAAYCGRDLPSGPKWPVTVLPRGGGKKWQTKGIENLLDLSPDDLSGTNAQILAATRDGVPFHNAEGARREIAGWGWPRAWLDFETIAPAVPRWIGTRPYQQIPFQFSLHLEQEDGTITHHEFLSCDGSDPRRTCAEALVEMIPSDATIVAYYAPFERRVLRDLAGWEPDLAESLLAKAEATVDLLPVTRNNWYHRDQRGSWSIKAVLPTIAPELDYATLEVKDGGNAQMAWHEAADQACSDARRGALSDALRAYCARDTWAMVTIARALENRT from the coding sequence ATGCACGACACTAACGCTCCTCGCCGCTACGGCCTTTCCAAGTCCCGCATCACGTCCTTCGAGCAGTGCCCGAAGAAACTGTGGCTGTCGGTCCACCGACCCGAATTCGCGCAACATGACGAGGGCGCCGAGATGCGCTTTGCCGGTGGCAACGAAGTGGGGGAGATTGCCTGTGCACTGCATCCTCAAGGAGTGATGGTTGAAGCGGAGCCTGACCTGACGGCCGCGCTTGCTGCCACGACGCGCCTGCTCGGCGAGGGGCATCCCGGCCCGATCTTCGAAGCCACTTTTCAGCATGAGGGCGTTCTGGTGCGCGTCGATGTGCTTGAGCGAACCGAGAGCAATGCGTGGCGCGCGGCTGAGGTGAAGAGCTCGACCGGGGTGAAAGACTACCATCGCGGAGATCTTGCGACGCAAGTGTGGGCCCTGCGCGAAGCTGGCCTAGAGCTGGAAAGTGCGGCGATCCGGCACATCGACAAGACATTCGAACTGACCCGGGCGGGCGATTACGCCGGACTGTTCACCGATGTCGATCTGCTGGACGAGCTGGAGGACACGATAGCCGGTCGCGCCGCGCTGGTGGAGCAGGCAAGAGCTGTGCTCGCGGGCGAGGAACCGGAGCTGGAGATGGGCGATCACTGCTCATCGCCGTTCGAATGCGAATTCGCGGCCTATTGCGGGCGCGACCTGCCGTCAGGGCCCAAATGGCCGGTTACCGTCCTTCCGCGCGGAGGCGGCAAAAAATGGCAGACGAAAGGCATCGAAAACCTGCTCGACCTCTCGCCGGATGACCTCAGTGGCACCAACGCGCAGATCTTGGCCGCTACACGCGACGGCGTTCCGTTCCATAATGCTGAAGGTGCGCGCCGGGAAATTGCAGGATGGGGCTGGCCGCGGGCCTGGCTCGATTTCGAAACCATCGCACCTGCCGTTCCGAGATGGATTGGCACACGGCCATATCAGCAGATCCCGTTCCAGTTCTCGCTCCATTTGGAACAGGAAGACGGGACGATCACGCACCACGAATTCCTCAGCTGCGATGGCAGCGATCCGCGCCGCACCTGTGCCGAGGCGCTGGTCGAGATGATTCCGAGCGATGCGACCATCGTCGCCTACTATGCGCCATTCGAACGCCGTGTGCTGCGTGATTTGGCCGGGTGGGAGCCGGATTTGGCTGAGTCGCTGCTGGCTAAGGCGGAAGCGACTGTCGATCTCCTGCCCGTCACACGCAACAACTGGTATCACAGGGATCAGCGTGGAAGCTGGTCGATCAAGGCTGTCCTGCCGACGATCGCGCCCGAATTGGATTATGCTACGCTCGAGGTCAAAGATGGCGGGAACGCGCAGATGGCGTGGCATGAGGCGGCGGACCAAGCGTGCAGTGATGCGCGGCGTGGGGCGTTATCGGATGCCCTAAGAGCGTATTGTGCGAGAGATACGTGGGCGATGGTCACGATCGCTAGGGCCTTGGAGAACCGAACTTGA
- a CDS encoding DUF3883 domain-containing protein yields MAGEDWTAPEIDAAVADYFAMLTDDIAGISYNKAAHNRGLQKRIGRGRGSIEFKHQNISAVLLGLGQPWIPGYKPAANFQNALVDGVLRWLDRNEDWLAPRENQSRLRDPAAANWIGPPTEALLEFGPAPSQRNEPPPVDAEFMAKIGLKYDVAERDARNRALGKAGEEQMLVHERARLESAGRADLARKVRWTSAEDGDGYGYDISSFEPDGSDRLLEVKTTNGWERTPFHLSANELAVADDRRDHWHLVRLWDFARQPKAFSLRPPLDAHATLSPTSFLASLK; encoded by the coding sequence TTGGCGGGCGAGGACTGGACTGCCCCGGAGATCGATGCTGCCGTTGCGGACTACTTCGCGATGCTAACAGACGACATCGCAGGAATTAGTTACAATAAGGCCGCGCACAATCGGGGATTACAGAAGAGGATCGGGCGCGGGCGAGGTTCGATTGAGTTCAAACATCAGAATATCAGCGCAGTCCTGCTCGGTCTCGGTCAGCCATGGATTCCAGGCTACAAACCGGCGGCTAATTTCCAGAATGCCTTAGTTGATGGAGTGTTGCGCTGGCTGGATCGCAATGAGGACTGGCTTGCTCCGCGAGAAAATCAATCGCGCCTAAGAGACCCTGCGGCAGCGAATTGGATAGGCCCGCCGACCGAGGCCTTGCTCGAATTCGGTCCCGCTCCCTCGCAGCGGAATGAGCCACCCCCCGTGGACGCCGAATTCATGGCCAAGATTGGTTTGAAATACGACGTGGCGGAACGCGACGCTCGTAATCGCGCCTTGGGCAAAGCCGGCGAAGAGCAAATGCTTGTGCACGAACGAGCACGGCTTGAATCTGCGGGGAGGGCTGACCTCGCTCGCAAGGTGCGTTGGACATCGGCGGAGGACGGAGATGGTTATGGCTACGATATTTCCAGTTTCGAGCCGGATGGTTCCGATCGGCTGCTGGAGGTGAAAACAACTAACGGGTGGGAACGGACACCCTTCCACCTTAGCGCAAACGAACTTGCCGTGGCTGACGATCGACGTGATCACTGGCACCTTGTTCGGCTTTGGGATTTCGCTCGTCAGCCCAAGGCGTTTTCGCTTCGGCCCCCTCTGGACGCTCACGCAACGCTTTCGCCGACCAGTTTTCTTGCGTCACTAAAATGA
- a CDS encoding HEPN domain-containing protein: MKTIPQSENSLDPEMLKQKQRKMRDAFPLPLTLRVHRALSWLRRAENEKDDLDVRFILLWIGFNAAYAGDLDRALDGEGRAGNERERFDQFFATLVEMDSSNRIYNVIWERFSQEIRLLMDNKYVFAPFWKHHAGEFGGAGWEVSFDSAKRAANRALAEKDTAIVLSILFDRLYVLRNQLVHGGATWDSSANRNQVRDGASLLGCLLPVFIDLMMDNPDAEWAMPMYPVVEE; the protein is encoded by the coding sequence ATGAAGACTATTCCTCAGTCCGAAAATTCGCTTGATCCCGAAATGCTCAAGCAAAAGCAGCGCAAAATGCGCGATGCTTTTCCGCTGCCACTTACGCTGCGTGTCCATAGAGCGCTGAGCTGGCTGAGACGTGCGGAGAATGAAAAGGACGATCTCGACGTCCGCTTCATCCTTTTGTGGATCGGATTCAATGCCGCTTACGCCGGTGATCTGGACCGCGCGCTTGACGGTGAGGGCAGGGCCGGAAACGAGCGGGAGCGGTTCGACCAGTTCTTCGCGACCCTGGTCGAGATGGATTCGAGTAACCGGATCTACAACGTCATCTGGGAGCGCTTCAGCCAGGAAATCCGCCTGCTGATGGACAATAAGTATGTCTTCGCTCCGTTCTGGAAGCACCATGCTGGGGAATTTGGCGGGGCCGGTTGGGAAGTCAGTTTCGACAGTGCCAAGCGCGCCGCCAACCGTGCGCTTGCTGAGAAGGACACCGCTATCGTCCTCTCCATCCTGTTCGATCGCCTCTACGTGTTGCGCAACCAGCTGGTGCACGGCGGCGCCACTTGGGACAGCAGCGCCAACCGCAACCAGGTGCGAGACGGGGCATCCCTGCTTGGCTGTTTGCTGCCTGTGTTCATAGACCTAATGATGGACAATCCGGATGCCGAGTGGGCGATGCCGATGTATCCAGTGGTTGAAGAGTAA
- a CDS encoding helix-turn-helix domain-containing protein, protein MSLTLIGKRLKALRDERGVDQDAVAAMLGVKSRQIVSNIETGERKVKPEELLALSKNFDVGLDYFTDPYRIVGEGSFSWRQTGRSLTDLKDFEEMAGSWIAMFRHEAPRVGRPAMLRRPRLPLTRQSSYEDAMSEGERVANELALGEVPAANLPNAMESVFGILVLMVDAIDGVSGAACRLPELDAVLVNRNEVVGRRNFDLAHELFHIMTWEQMPPDYSEAALGFVGKRNRVEQLADNFASALLMPKKVLERFGQWTGMGVQELSARINKVADELLVTGQALKWRLVALGLLSKAMAHDISDDLLRNNGRARTDKEAPPLFSHAFMDVVGKAMDQGYVSKRRVAQQLGVNVNELKGIFRDHCIAVPEGL, encoded by the coding sequence ATGTCCCTCACATTAATTGGTAAGCGTCTCAAGGCGCTTCGCGATGAGCGTGGCGTCGATCAAGATGCTGTGGCCGCCATGTTGGGCGTCAAATCTCGTCAGATTGTCTCAAATATTGAAACCGGGGAGCGCAAGGTCAAACCCGAGGAATTGCTAGCGCTTTCCAAGAATTTTGATGTGGGCCTCGACTATTTTACCGATCCGTATCGGATTGTTGGTGAAGGCAGCTTCTCTTGGCGTCAAACAGGCCGCTCCTTAACCGATCTCAAAGATTTTGAGGAGATGGCCGGTAGCTGGATCGCGATGTTTAGGCACGAGGCTCCGCGGGTTGGCCGTCCTGCGATGCTGCGCCGTCCGAGGCTGCCGCTTACTAGGCAATCGAGCTACGAAGATGCGATGTCTGAAGGCGAGCGTGTGGCAAATGAGTTGGCACTTGGCGAGGTCCCTGCGGCAAACTTGCCAAACGCCATGGAGAGCGTTTTTGGCATTTTAGTGCTTATGGTTGATGCTATCGATGGTGTGTCTGGTGCGGCTTGCCGCTTGCCCGAACTTGATGCCGTGCTTGTGAATCGTAATGAGGTTGTCGGGAGGCGAAACTTCGATCTGGCGCATGAACTCTTTCACATAATGACGTGGGAGCAAATGCCGCCAGATTATAGTGAGGCTGCCTTGGGTTTTGTTGGGAAGCGCAACCGTGTCGAGCAGCTGGCTGATAATTTTGCGTCAGCCCTCCTAATGCCTAAGAAGGTTCTCGAGCGTTTTGGCCAGTGGACAGGCATGGGCGTTCAGGAACTGTCAGCGCGGATCAACAAGGTGGCGGACGAACTCCTAGTGACTGGACAAGCGCTGAAATGGCGTCTGGTAGCATTGGGGTTACTTTCGAAGGCGATGGCCCACGATATTTCGGACGATCTGCTGCGTAATAATGGTCGCGCGCGAACTGACAAAGAGGCTCCGCCACTTTTCTCGCATGCATTCATGGATGTAGTCGGGAAGGCTATGGATCAAGGCTACGTTTCGAAGCGGCGCGTTGCTCAGCAGCTTGGCGTAAACGTTAATGAACTGAAAGGTATATTCCGCGACCACTGTATTGCTGTGCCTGAAGGCTTGTAA